One genomic window of Peteryoungia desertarenae includes the following:
- a CDS encoding MFS transporter — MLSSFSVVYQQKPIRISALAIFFFGFTGAATSPYMSLIGIQELGLSDALYSLLIFAAAVINVSASVTAGIVADRLGNFRAPMLLAALFGIVGFGMVYLMPTALVFAVATLLFIPVFGATNSLIFANVRAVASGMSARDLIAVNSAIRAVLSASWVLVPGLVGFALAGGPSMLPAFLAASLACFVCLMLFWFGIDRKPPALDPGRVHHSFFRSVRDIGSRHVLPRLLAISLISSMLHANGTILPLIVTGKAGGTPADVGVIVGIVAFLEIIFILFWGWVEVRTSTVITMGVAALIYCAYLVFLGLADSPLDVYMLTLISALGAAGIIAIPITYLQNLIADRAGLGSSLIAVNIFISGGLASLLFALGTSLSDYAGTAMISALAGFCGVGLLWFLDRPWSKAAQDQGAA, encoded by the coding sequence ATGTTGTCGTCCTTTTCGGTCGTCTACCAACAAAAGCCTATCCGGATCAGCGCGCTCGCCATCTTCTTTTTCGGGTTCACCGGAGCCGCAACGTCACCCTATATGTCCCTGATCGGCATCCAGGAACTGGGCCTGTCCGACGCGCTCTATTCCCTGCTGATCTTTGCGGCTGCGGTCATCAATGTCAGTGCCAGCGTGACGGCTGGCATTGTGGCTGACCGTCTTGGCAACTTCCGCGCTCCCATGCTTCTCGCGGCCTTGTTTGGCATTGTCGGTTTCGGCATGGTTTATCTGATGCCGACAGCCTTGGTCTTCGCCGTGGCGACGCTCCTGTTCATTCCCGTGTTCGGCGCAACCAATTCGCTCATCTTTGCCAATGTCCGCGCCGTTGCAAGCGGCATGTCCGCACGGGACCTGATTGCCGTCAACTCGGCGATACGCGCAGTGCTGTCTGCCTCATGGGTCCTTGTGCCGGGCCTTGTCGGCTTTGCCCTTGCCGGCGGCCCCAGCATGTTGCCGGCCTTCCTCGCAGCAAGCCTTGCCTGTTTCGTCTGCCTGATGCTGTTCTGGTTCGGGATCGATCGCAAGCCCCCAGCTCTCGATCCCGGCAGGGTGCATCACTCTTTCTTTCGCTCGGTGCGTGATATCGGCTCGAGGCATGTCTTGCCCCGGCTTCTGGCAATATCGTTGATCTCGTCTATGCTGCATGCCAATGGCACGATCCTGCCGCTCATCGTCACCGGCAAGGCTGGCGGAACACCGGCGGATGTCGGCGTGATCGTCGGAATCGTTGCATTTCTCGAAATCATCTTCATTCTGTTCTGGGGCTGGGTCGAAGTGCGAACGTCAACGGTTATCACCATGGGCGTGGCCGCCTTGATCTATTGCGCCTATCTTGTGTTTCTGGGACTGGCAGACAGTCCTCTGGACGTCTACATGCTGACGCTGATCAGTGCACTGGGCGCGGCCGGCATCATTGCCATTCCGATCACCTACCTGCAAAACCTGATCGCAGATCGTGCAGGCCTTGGCAGTTCCCTGATCGCCGTGAACATCTTTATCAGCGGCGGTCTGGCTTCGCTTCTCTTTGCACTTGGGACCAGCCTCAGCGACTATGCCGGAACAGCCATGATTTCGGCTCTGGCGGGCTTTTGCGGCGTTGGTCTCCTGTGGTTTCTGGATCGACCATGGAGCAAAGCCGCGCAAGATCAGGGGGCAGCATGA